Proteins from a genomic interval of Alosa alosa isolate M-15738 ecotype Scorff River chromosome 8, AALO_Geno_1.1, whole genome shotgun sequence:
- the LOC125299594 gene encoding gap junction Cx32.2 protein-like, which yields MGDFGFLSKLLDKVAMHSTVVGKVWMSVLFLFRIMVLGAGVESVWGDEQSNLVCDTTRRGCENVCYDWQFPISHVRFWVLQIIFVSTPTLLYLGHAVHVIHREKKLHEQAKNATSDCTLLKRPKYTDERGRVQIRGVLLRSYLAQLFFKILLETAFIVGQYYLYGFYMTAKFTCERYPCALKTECFMSRPMEKTIFIIFQLVVACVSLFLTILEGFYLLCRQLKRRDRARNQPDTSFPMTYQQRIDMVDALKQNKANMSYDGEKPL from the coding sequence ATGGGCGACTTTGGGTTCCTGTCCAAGCTGCTGGACAAGGTGGCAATGCACTCCACCGTGGTGGGGAAGGTGTGGATGAgcgtcctcttcctcttccgcATCATGGTGCTGGGTGCCGGTGTGGAGAGCGTGTGGGGTGATGAGCAGTCAAACCTGGTGTGTGACACCACGCGCAGGGGGTGCGAAAACGTCTGCTACGACTGGCAGTTCCCCATCTCGCACGTGCGCTTCTGGGTGCTGCAGATCATCTTCGTGTCCACTCCCACGCTCCTCTACCTTGGCCACGCTGTGCACGTCATCCACAGGGAGAAGAAGCTCCATGAGCAGGCCAAGAATGCCACCAGTGATTGCACACTACTCAAGCGACCCAAGTACACTGACGAGCGGGGCCGCGTTCAGATCAGGGGCGTACTCCTGCGCAGCTACCTGGCCCAGCTCTTCTTCAAAATCCTCCTGGAGACTGCCTTCATCGTGGGCCAGTACTACCTCTACGGCTTCTACATGACAGCCAAATTTACGTGCGAGCGCTACCCGTGCGCGCTTAAGACGGAGTGCTTCATGTCGCGGCCCATGGAGAAGaccatcttcatcatcttccaGCTGGTGGTGGCCTGCGTTTCCCTGTTCCTCACCATCCTGGAGGGGTTCTACCTCCTCTGCAGACAGCTGAAGAGGAGAGATCGCGCTAGGAACCAGCCCGACACCAGCTTTCCAATGACCTATCAGCAACGCATTGACATGGTGGACGCCCTGAAACAGAACAAAGCCAACATGTCCTACGATGGGGAAAAGCCCCTTTGA
- the LOC125299270 gene encoding gap junction Cx32.2 protein-like, which yields MGDWGFLSKLLNKVQSHSTVIGKVWMTVLFVFRIMVLGAGVEKVWGDEQSMMVCDTTRRGCKNVCYNQAFPISHVRFWVMQIIFVSTPTLVYLAHVIHIMHQEEKIREKLRENDETKDLKALKYTNEKGKVFIRGVLFRSYILNLVVRILLELAFMIGQYYLYGFVLQPKLECEAYPCHGTVECFMSRPREKTIFIIFMLVVSCVSLLLNVAEIVYLICARVKSRRTQGYPPTPAMTNHKTFC from the coding sequence ATGGGGGACTGGGGATTTCTCTCCAAGTTATTGAACAAGGTCCAGTCGCACTCCACAGTCATCGGGAAGGTATGGATGACTGTCCTGTTCGTCTTCAGGATCATGGTGCTGGGGGCCGGTGTCGAGAAAGTTTGGGGCGACGAGCAGTCCATGATGGTGTGCGATACGACAAGGCGTGGGTGTAAAAACGTGTGCTACAATCAGGCCTTCCCCATCTCCCACGTTCGCTTCTGGGTGATGCAGATCATCTTCGTCTCCACCCCCACCTTAGTCTACCTGGCTCACGTGATACACATCATGCACCAGGAAGAGAAGATTCGAGAAAAGCTACGAGAAAACGACGAGACCAAGGATTTGAAGGCGCTTAAGTACACCAACGAGAAGGGAAAGGTCTTCATCAGAGGCGTCCTGTTTCGTAGCTACATACTAAACCTCGTCGTCAGGATCCTGCTGGAATTGGCCTTCATGATCGGTCAGTACTACCTCTACGGCTTTGTGCTGCAGCCCAAGCTGGAGTGCGAGGCTTACCCTTGTCATGGGACGGTCGAGTGCTTCATGTCCCGACCCAGGGAAAAGaccatcttcatcatcttcatgCTGGTGGTGTCCTGCGTGTCTCTGCTGCTCAATGTCGCTGAGATCGTCTACCTCATCTGTGCCCGGGTGAAGAGTCGCAGGACCCAGGGCTATCCTCCGACACCAGCGATGACGAATCACAAGACGTTTTGCTGA
- the LOC125299865 gene encoding gap junction Cx32.2 protein-like, whose protein sequence is MGEWGFLSSLLEKVQAHSTVIGKVWMTVLFLFRIMVLGAGIEKVWGDEQSKMVCNTKQPGCKNVCYDRAFPISHVRLWVMQIIFISTPTLIYLGHVIHVTQKEKKLREKLQSNAEKQGLKMPKYTDDKGKVYIKGSLLGSYMTSLVFKMILEVAFIVGQYYLYGFVFVPKIECEGDPCPYKVECFMSRPTEKTIFIIFMLAVSCVSLLLTVVEIFYLMCRSSKRGPGYSGRYQLDYSAGKI, encoded by the coding sequence ATGGGTGAATGGGGATTCCTGTCTTCATTGCTGGAAAAGGTGCAAGCCCACTCCACGGTCATCGGGAAGGTGTGGATGACTGTTCTGTTCCTTTTTCGGATCATGGTGCTGGGAGCTGGCATTGAGAAAGTTTGGGGCGATGAGCAGTCCAAGATGGTCTGTAACACCAAACAGCCGGGTTGCAAAAACGTGTGCTACGACAGGGCCTTCCCCATCTCCCACGTTCGTCTCTGGGTGATGCAAATTATCTTCATCTCCACGCCGACCCTGATATACCTGGGTCACGTCATCCACGTCACACAGAAGGAGAAAAAGCTCAGGGAGAAACTGCAGAGCAATGCAGAGAAGCAAGGGCTGAAGATGCCCAAGTACACAGACGACAAGGGCAAGGTCTACATCAAGGGCAGCCTCCTGGGCAGCTACATGACCAGCCTGGTGTTCAAGATGATCCTGGAGGTTGCGTTCATCGTGGGCCAGTACTACCTCTATGGCTTTGTGTTTGTGCCCAAGATAGAGTGCGAAGGGGACCCGTGCCCCTACAAGGTGGAGTGCTTCATGTCGCGGCCCACAGAGAAGaccatcttcatcatcttcatgCTGGCGGTGTCCTGCGTGTCCCTGCTGCTGACCGTGGTGGAGATCTTCTACCTGATGTGCAGGAGTAGCAAGAGAGGCCCCGGCTACAGTGGAAGATACCAGTTGGATTACAGTGCAGGGAAAATTTAA
- the LOC125299471 gene encoding gap junction Cx32.2 protein-like: MGDLGFLSKLLEEVNNHSTVIGKVWMTVLFLFRIMVLGAGAEKVWDDEHSNLVCNTQQPGCEQVCYDWQFPISHIRFWVLQIIFVSTPTLMYLGHAMHIISKENKLRERIQRHEENVKSPKYTDDKGHVRIKGQLLGSYLTQLFFKILLEIGFIVGQYYLYGFVMVPMFSCSQSPCPFTVACYMSRPTEKTIFIIFMLAVACVSLVLSVVELFFLLCSRVRCGRGGGRHRHGLGATAPPHSGPPSWTPRMELDTVAQNQLNTLHGERQSLGGSLDGAKDDRLLGGH, from the coding sequence ATGGGGGATTTAGGATTCCTTTCAAAGCTGCTGGAAGAAGTCAATAACCACTCCACAGTCATTGGAAAAGTATGGATGACCGTCCTATTTTTGTTCCGAATCATGGTTCTGGGTGCCGGGGCAGAAAAAGTGTGGGATGATGAACATTCTAATTTAGTGTGCAACACGCAGCAACCTGGTTGCGAGCAGGTGTGCTACGACTGGCAGTTCCCCATCTCCCACATTCGGTTCTGGGTGTTGCAGATCATCTTCGTCTCCACGCCAACCCTGATGTACCTCGGCCACGCCATGCACATCATCTCCAAGGAGAACAAGCTACGCGAGCGGATCCAGAGGCACGAAGAGAACGTGAAGTCGCCGAAGTACACCGATGACAAAGGCCATGTGAGGATCAAGGGCCAGCTCCTCGGCAGCTACCTGACGCAGCTCTTCTTCAAGATCCTCCTAGAGATCGGCTTCATTGTGGGCCAGTACTACCTCTACGGCTTCGTCATGGTGCCCATGTTCTCCTGCTCCCAGTCGCCCTGCCCCTTCACAGTGGCCTGCTACATGTCGCGACCCACCGAGAAGaccatcttcatcatcttcatgCTGGCCGTGGCCTGCGTATCCCTGGTGCTCAGTGTGGTCGagcttttcttcctcctctgttcTAGGGTGCGATGTGGCCGTGGCGGTGGTCGCCACCGCCACGGTCTCGGCGCCACCGCACCACCACACTCCGGCCCACCAAGCTGGACCCCCCGCATGGAGCTGGACACCGTGGCCCAGAACCAGCTCAACACGTTGCACGGTGAACGCCAGAGCCTGGGTGGCAGTCTGGACGGCGCCAAGGATGATAGGCTGCTAGGGGGTCACTGA